A single Garra rufa chromosome 9, GarRuf1.0, whole genome shotgun sequence DNA region contains:
- the zhx2a gene encoding zinc fingers and homeoboxes protein 2a: protein MASRRKSTTPCMIRPDDLVAADEPEEIDSCADGTEENGSSHVSSSEDWTDRKSSVNSVQEATEVEKPEVKTRPQRKLQGGYECKYCPFSTQNLNEFKDHVDSNHPNVILNPLYLCAVCNFNTKKFDSLTEHNEKCHPGESNFKFKRIKLNSQTILEQTIEGSNCAVIYDTTSPQSGDDFTAFPLSKSSTVKVGKPKADSLRLQDDSPLAQDLPKKQITAVNVNGTVIIPDASLKDGLSHIMPSLQRPPNYNLVPKIAVPLNTSKYNPSLDGNLTLITSFNKFPYPTQAELSWLTAASKHPEEQIKVWFTTQRLKQGISWSPEEVEEARKKMFNGTIQPVQQAFTVLPAQLTQSTKASQSLIQTVPCHVLGQSGLVLAPVSNGSTAAGAPLALTVTNQIAQGVKRPHTAPLVAPEIKRPSIIQSVQSTPKSVSPTPSLSSDCEKTPDQIRELTTSYAQCQFPDDEEVYRLIETTGLSWGEIKKWFSDQRHGSHKAVQQIKTDLSSKDGQPHKPVATQFPLLERVKGKSSEQMKKLEESFQRTSFPTQVEIEHLVADTRLSKNEIDCWFTERRALRDNLEQALLNSMGSKRLEHHLQKGTLNGVHEQDSRPRDSPLPILSSSVSPEAIEGKSLCLLKDMFAQTQWPSPEEYNQLEVQTGLARTEIVRWFKDNRSALKNGTMDWMEQFQSLSNKRPNGQNSTLISEQAQSVLQRHFQETKVQKGEGFEKLAEQSKLTNQDIVEWFTSKLGHNMPDISKSKDQHGQASVDGKRWVSLAADIGGKDYDAQRVARDLEVLSAEHRVTG, encoded by the coding sequence ATGGCTAGTCGAAGAAAGTCTACAACACCCTGCATGATCCGACCGGATGACTTGGTGGCTGCAGACGAGCCAGAAGAAATAGATTCCTGTGCGGATGGTACAGAAGAGAACGGATCCTCGCATGTGTCTTCAAGTGAGGACTGGACAGATAGGAAGAGTTCTGTGAACTCTGTGCAGGAGGCAACAGAGGTGGAAAAACCTGAAGTCAAAACACGACCACAGAGGAAACTCCAGGGAGGCTATGAGTGCAAATACTGTCCTTTTTCCACACAAAACCTCAATGAGTTCAAAGATCACGTCGATTCCAACCACCCCAATGTTATACTCAACCCACTGTACTTGTGTGCGGTATGCAACTTCAACACAAAAAAGTTTGATTCTTTAACAGAACACAATGAGAAGTGCCATCCCGGGGAGAGCAACTTCAAGTTCAAGAGAATCAAGCTCAACAGTCAGACCATTCTAGAACAGACAATCGAAGGTTCGAACTGTGCAGTCATCTACGATACAACCAGCCCTCAGTCAGGAGATGACTTTACTGCTTTTCCTCTGAGCAAATCCAGTACTGTTAAGGTGGGTAAACCCAAAGCAGACAGTTTACGGTTGCAGGACGATAGTCCACTAGCTCAAGATCTACCGAAAAAGCAAATTACGGCAGTGAATGTGAACGGGACTGTGATAATCCCGGATGCATCTCTTAAGGATGGCCTCTCTCACATAATGCCATCCCTGCAACGTCCGCCTAACTACAACTTGGTACCAAAAATTGCTGTCCCCTTGAACACGTCAAAATACAACCCCTCTCTTGATGGCAACTTGACCCTCATCACTTCCTTCAACAAGTTTCCATACCCTACTCAAGCAGAGCTCTCTTGGCTCACTGCAGCCTCCAAACATCCCGAAGAACAAATCAAAGTGTGGTTCACTACCCAACGGCTAAAACAGGGCATCAGCTGGTCTCCCGAGGAAGTCGAGGAAGCTCGAAAGAAGATGTTCAATGGAACAATTCAACCTGTCCAACAGGCATTCACTGTCTTGCCTGCTCAGTTAACTCAATCCACTAAAGCTTCACAGTCCCTTATCCAGACCGTCCCTTGCCATGTCCTTGGACAATCTGGCTTAGTGTTGGCACCAGTTTCCAATGGCTCAACTGCTGCCGGTGCTCCTCTCGCACTAACGGTGACAAATCAAATAGCCCAAGGTGTCAAGAGGCCCCATACAGCACCACTGGTTGCTCCAGAGATAAAGAGGCCTTCAATAATCCAGTCCGTTCAGAGTACTCCCAAGTCTGTGTCTCCGACACCAAGCCTTTCTTCAGATTGCGAGAAAACCCCTGATCAAATCAGAGAACTGACCACCAGCTATGCTCAGTGCCAGTTTCCTGATGATGAAGAAGTGTATCGTCTCATCGAGACGACCGGCCTCTCCTGGGGAGAGATAAAAAAATGGTTCAGCGATCAGCGCCATGGAAGCCATAAGGCAGTGCAACAGATTAAAACAGACCTCTCTTCAAAGGACGGCCAACCGCATAAGCCTGTCGCCACGCAGTTTCCACTCCTAGAGAGAGTTAAAGGCAAATCCTCAGAGCAGATGAAAAAGTTAGAGGAGAGTTTCCAAAGGACTAGCTTTCCAACCCAAGTTGAGATAGAGCACCTTGTGGCAGACACCAGACTCTCCAAAAATGAAATTGATTGTTGGTTTACGGAGCGCCGTGCACTACGAGACAACCTGGAGCAAGCCTTGCTCAACTCGATGGGCTCAAAAAGGCTGGAGCATCACCTCCAAAAGGGGACACTGAATGGAGTCCACGAGCAGGACAGCAGACCTAGGGACTCACCTCTTCCCATTCTCTCGTCCTCAGTGTCTCCAGAGGCCATCGAAGGCAAGTCTCTCTGCCTTCTTAAAGACATGTTTGCACAAACCCAGTGGCCCTCACCAGAGGAGTACAACCAACTAGAAGTCCAAACAGGGTTAGCTCGTACAGAAATAGTCCGGTGGTTTAAAGACAACAGATCTGCTCTGAAAAATGGAACGATGGATTGGATGGAGCAGTTTCAAAGTCTTAGCAACAAGAGACCGAACGGACAGAACAGCACGTTGATCTCGGAGCAGGCCCAGAGTGTCCTGCAAAGGCACTTTCAAGAGACAAAGGTACAAAAAGGGGAGGGTTTCGAGAAGCTCGCAGAGCAGTCGAAACTAACCAACCAGGACATAGTCGAATGGTTCACCAGTAAGCTGGGCCACAACATGCCTGATATCAGCAAAAGCAAGGACCAACATGGACAGGCGAGCGTAGATGGTAAGAGGTGGGTTTCCTTGGCAGCTGACATTGGTGGCAAAGATTACGATGCGCAGAGAGTGGCACGAGACCTTGAAGTGCTATCGGCAGAGCACAGAGTGACAGGATGA